The window tgaatataattaaaattgaGAAATATCTTTATTGATGAGCAGTTCGTTTCACTTAACAGGCAGACTCTCAGCAAATCTTGTCATGACTGGAAGTATTCTTCTAAATGGGAAGAAGAGAAGGCTTGACCATGGTTTTGGTGTAAGTGCTATATATCCAAATTAACTTCATATTATCAACATTTTTTCCTTGATCCTTAACCATCATGATAGTTAGGAactactctctccatttcaactagtcctaatttttagaaatagATGTCTCAAATTACTTGTCATTTTAGAAGCTTAagataacattaatttttttttatatttaatccttggtagtaattattttttaagactACAAACACCTCGAGATGACACATAAATTAAGTAAATTAGCAACGAAGAGAGATTATATCTTAAGACATAAAGAaagttaaaatagtaaaaaaaaacaaaaaccctCATAATTAATGTTTTTCTAAAAAAGATGTGTAAAAGAGAAATATGGCAAATTATATGAAACGAGGGGAGTGATTACATTATTAATGTATTATAACTTACAAGTTTTAatccatatatatttatttatgtatattatatgcatatttatatttatattcttttttttgttttcccgTGTCCGGTACCCGTATTGAAGCCCGATTAATCCGGATTTGCGCCGGGTAGGGCCCTATTCTGGGGGAGTACTGCTCCCTAcaaaagatttttccatatcCAGGGCTCGAACCCGaatgtatatttatattcaatatacTGACTATTAATTATTAAAGCCGTCTAAAAAGGTAATTATCCCTTTATATTTTAGGTAATGCAATAGTGTACACATTTTATATGGAAAAAATCTCTCCACCCGACAGAGGTAAGGTTAAGATTTGGATAGACTCCGCTATCTTTAGACCTCACTTATGAGACTGTACTGGATATGTTATGATGGTGTTGTTATGCATATAGAAGTTGAACTGAACTAATATGTGTTTGTGATTTCATGTTACTTGGGATAACCTGCAGGCTTATGTGACACAAGAAGATGTACTAATGGGAACTCTAACAGTGAGAGAAACCATCCAATACTCAGCTCAATTGAGGCTCCCAAGCAACATGACTAGACAAGAAGTAAAGGAAATTGTAGACAATGTTATATCAGAGATGGGATTGGAGGATTGTTCAGAAACTTTAATTGGGAATTGGCATTTGAGAGGAATAAGTGGTGGTGAAAAAAAGAGATTAAGCATTGCACTTGAAATAATCACACAACCACAACTCTTGTTTCTTGATGAACCTACAAGTGGACTTGATAGTGCTTCTGCATATTTTGTTGTTCAAGTACTTAAGAATATTGCATGTGGTGGTGGTGGAAGTGGAAGGACTATAATATGCTCAATTCATCAGCCAAGTAGTGAAGTTTTTGCTCTGTTTGATGACCTTTTGTTGCTATCTTCTGGTGAAACTATTTATTTCGGAGAAGCTAAACTGGCAGTTGAGGTAAGATAAAGCTACTTGATACTATTGTTATGATCTTCAAAATGGATGCAGGGGGTGTTTGATTGAGCTAATACAAGTTGGTCGAGCTAATAAACAAGTTGGTCAAATTGGCTTCTATGCACTTTAACTTATCTCTGTGTTTGGAAAATATCTAACGTGCTTATAAGTCAAGTGTTTGTAAGTCAAAAAGTAATCAAAAGTCATAAATTGATTATTCTCAACGTATCTTTCTagattataattttcttttttggtttgatcaagtattttttttctagtttatccttcatatttttttattttttttattctcaaaatacCCTTCCACAAATAaaatcttgaacttcctcttcacaGCACATATCCACCATTCATCCGTACCCTTCCACAAATAaaatcttgaacttcctcttcacaCCATATCCATCATTCATCCTTTCCTTTACAACAAGActtttaaattcatatttttttgatagaaatTTTATTGGTATTCTAGTCAATTTAACAAACGAATAATTTATAAGCATTTTTTAACCAAATACGTAAACTTCTTATTTtcagttttaatatttttattcaaatgtgtaatttcttatttataaaataaatttcaatagttgaaaatattttttacaatcAGCGAACTCAACGGATTCTTAAATTATGCtcaccaacaataaaaaaattgtgtttACATTATTACTAGACTTTAACCTACTGGTTATATTGCTGtaagttctatttttttttttatatttcgaATTTTCTTGTGATTCAAAAAAGTAAATGAGTGAGCACCATGGTAGTATACCAAATCAAATACTAGGAAAAAATCTATATATAGCTAGGTCAAAGTTATGATTTAATTTGTTTGATTGTCTGTTTGCAGTTTTTTGGTGATTCAGGATTTGCATGTCCAACTAGAAGAAATCCAGCGGACCATTTTCTTCGATGCATTAATTCAGACTTTGATGATGTTACTGCCACTTTAATAGGGTCCCACAGAATAAATGTACGTATGGTATAACCGTAGAAGTTGTTGATGCATTATTTACATGTGGTTAGATAATAATTGAACAACTTTTTATGGAATAATTCCAAAAAATTAATAGAAGGTTAAGCTTAGTTTAACCCCCCCAAAAAAGCTTAAGGTTAATTTACATTTCAATTACTTCCTAATTGTCCAATTTTGACTTGCCAtggggattaaaaaataaaaaatacttttgaatcttgtaaaCTAATCATATGTAGAATCtaccaaaatattctttaatctcaTGGTCTTAAAAATATCAAGTGGAAAGTTGAAATGAAAAAGTTATCGCAAAAGGaaaataaactttttttaaaaaaataaactaaaagaaaaaataagacaaataaattgaaacaaacggAGTGATTCTTTTAATTTCGTATATCAGAATTACTTTCTGCATGATTTTAAGTCTTTTTTAAAAGAAGATGTGATATAGGTTAAAAACGACAATTTGAAATATGTTACTATTTCTCATCTGTAATGCAGGAAACCAAAGAGTCCTCAGGATCACTTGTTTATTTGCCAACAGCAGAGTGTAGAGTAAGGCTTattcaaaattacaaatattcaaatcataaactgaggacaACGGCTAGAATTCGTGATCTCACAAATAGTGTAAGTTTTCacaagcttttttttttttttttttttttatatactcTTCATTTTAATTTAGGTGATATCTTTTGTATTCGAGATTCAAACAAGTTTTTTTTTGGCAATAAATTTTtcatgtcttttaaatattttgaagtgtCAATTATTTTGACTTATACTATTTTCTACGTAATTTccaaacataaaaaattcatttcaaaaaacttaaaaataccGTCCCAATTcactatcaaaataaaaaagtttgactcttgaaattcgaattatattcaaattattcaAATAGATTAGGacaaagaaattaatatattagTGTTAAAAAATTTTTGAACCAAAAGAAAGGAGCATAACTCCGATCCACTCTAGATCATACCTATAATTTGATCAATATTTAAATAGCCTCTCAATTATCATCCtagtttttctcttcttttttctctgCAAAGAAATTAATCTATAATTTGGGGCAGGATGGACATGTGAATAGTTGGAGGAGATAATATTAACTAGTGATTTTTCTTTCAGAAAGATATTGTATTTAAAGAAAGTGGAGGGAGCCAAGCAAGATGGTTAAAGCAACTATGTACATTGATAAAGAGATCATTGAAGAACATGAATAGAGATTTTGGGTATTATTGGTTGAGGATTATAGTGTATATTATACTATCAATTTGTGTTGGTACTGTTTTCTATGATGTTGGAACTGGACATAATGCTGTAATTGCAAGGGGGGCTTGTGCTGGATTCATTTCTGGCTTCATGACTTTCATGTCCATTGGAGGCTTTCCATCTTTCATCGAAGAAATGAAGGTAAATCATCTCTTTATCCTTTTGGCAAACTGAATTTATTTCTAACTAAATATATGAGAAgtaatttattatattcttttcttCAACTCCACCCTTACAATTCTAATTAGTGGAGAAATTAATACATTGTAGGAACAGATAAATGATAGTTTAGACAAATACTCTGATGATGAAAGTTATTGAACGTCTTTCGTAAGGGGTGTACAGAAAGATATAATAATATGAATTAAATGAAGGGAGTAATTAGAACATTAAGTAGCTCGAAAGTGGTCTCATTATATTTGCTTTGTGTCGTACTTAGCACAATCGTTTATATGTAGATTTAACgattaaaacattaaaaatccAAGGGAGCATTTTCTTTCGAAAAAACAATATAATGTAGATTAAACCAGCTAGTCAGATAAGTTCAATTCATAATTCTTCCAATTCAATCAATAATTTCAGATGAATGTAGAATTATGGCTTTAGCCCTAAGATGAGTTCATATGGAGTATTATGATCAGTGAGGATCTAAGTATGCGGCCCGAACTTGTTTGGATGTTAGGCATAATTATTGTGTAATTAGTagtcctttttttaaaaaaaataataattaattcctACATATTACACTGCTAAGAGGTAAGGATTAGAGACAAAGATATTTTGTAGCTAAATAACATTATATTATCCGTCACTATTAGCGATGGATTATCAAAAAAAACACGTCAACTACAAGCAATTCAGGGGACGGATTAGCGACTTAGTTTATAGCTaatttgattttgtttgtttgttttgtaattgttgggtttaattggtgtgaatggaaaatggagggacacaatcTGTGACACAATctttgagcaaaagacatattgttttgaaaaaggtgtgactgttcagatagttgtgtctgtttagaaaaagacacaatgtttcgaatgaacagataTGACTCTtacaaaggatacaccttttaagtgaaccattgccacctttcagaagagatatctgatggctatataaatctgcttttatccacaggtttagaaatgaatgaatttttttttgaaataaaaaactcttcttgtcttcaaaacattctttgtgatcaatcaaattgttgagtgagttcaatgaatccaattatttgaggtaccactatagttggattgaaagtcattttatcctgggaggaagattccaaaacctcgggtacagtgagggaaattattccttaaggacactccgtgaagtcgggggacttggctttatatttctgtttcatcttaatttctgaaaaaataaaacacacttcttagaaagatcactttgatcttgtgttgagggtgtttttgtacttcataatgttcttgttttaaacttgagcTAGTGTTGAAATTGTTGCGCCTAAatatagattcttgtacccgaaaataccataaaataacaatcttaaggattAATATTACTGCTtaagaatctgtattgcttgtttctggagattaaagcttttaactttctactccgtttgaacttaactagtgatttgaagaaataaaatcttcatcacaagttaaagatcattcggttgacgattgaaagtcataaaacttcatcgttaaactagaaacaagaagaaaagtttaaagttgtttaactttattagtagtatttcgaaaaatactaaatttactaTTTTGTGGTGACAGTAAGAATGACAAAtgatagtcaaatgcatgatgcaAATGACAAAtgatagtcaaatgcatgatgcaACGACTATGGCGGCAACTACCATTGCCACGataagtcgagcaaatgctccaCAACCTATGACACCTGCTGAGAAGCCCGAAAAGTTTGTGGGCATTGACTTCAAgagatggcagcaaaagatgttcttttacctcaccactctatgtcttcaaagattcactagtgaggatgctcctgaggtgcccaaGGGAACCTCAGACAAAGAGCGTTTCATAATAGTAGAGGCTTGAAAACACCCAAATTTTCTTTACAGGAACTATATCTTGAGTGATTTCCAAGATGGCCTCTataatgtttacagtggaactaagacatcaaaGGAATTATGGGGGACACTTGAacgaaaatacaagacagaggatgcgggaattaagaaattcttcgttacaaggttcctggactttaaaatgatagatagtaaGTTAATtatctctcaagtgcaggaattataagtaatcatccatgatctcctagcggaagatatatctttgaaaaatatctttgttgaacaaattgaaaatgttcttagtactcacataaactattttgtaggtttgattgtgaatgatgcatttcaagtagcagtgataattgagaagctaccacctatgtggaaagacttcaaaaactacttgaagcacaaacacAAGGAGATGACTATCGAAGATCTTATTATccgactgcgtattgaagaggataataaggctacTGAGAGAAGGTcgaaagggaattctacaattaatagagcacatattatagaagatgaccaaaacaattctaagaaaaaagaagaaagttgaacatagaagcaatcaacccaagaaaaaattcaagggaaagtgcttcaactgtggtaaGATTGGCCACGAGcccacggattgtcgtgcccctaagaaagacaagaaaaaagaCCAAGCAAATAtcattgagtccaacaaagaatgtgatgatctgtgtgctatgctttcaaaatgcaacttggtggggaatcctcgcgaatggtggatggattctagtgtCACCCGTCATGTTTGtggaagaaatgatctacatggctaaatCCGCTACTGTAAAAGTAGAAGGAACTGAAAAggtgtgcttgaagatgacttccggtaaagtgttgacacttaacaatgcttgtatgttccaaagttaaggaagaacttgatttttctagacaagaacggatttaAATGTGTTTTCGTTTCcagaaaaattgtacttagtaaaggagaagtgtatataggaaaaggctacctcactgagggcctattcaaaataaatgtaatgaatattgaaatcattaaaagttcaatttcttcttacttgcttgagtcttatgatttgtggcatgaacatttaggctatgttaattacaaaacattacgaacactgattaacttagatgtttttccaaactttgagtgcaataaatcaaagtgtcaaacgtgtgtggaatcaaagtatgcaaagcatccttataagtctgttgaaaggaattccaatcccttagacttaatacacactgacatttgtgatataaagtcaacaccatcacgtggtgggaaaaagtatttcataacttttattgacgattgcactagatattgttatgtctacttgctaaatagtaaggatgaagcaatagatgcatttaggaaatacaaaactaaagttgaaaatcacttagacaaaaaaatcaaaataataagaagtgataggggcggagaatatgaatctcacTTCGTCGAAATATTTGTAAAGAATGAAATTGttcatcaaactacggccccgtattcacctcaatctaatggaaatgcggaaaggaaaaaccaaactttgaaggaaatgataaatgtcttacttataagttcatgtttatcgcaaaacttgtggggggaggctatccttacagccagtcgtatactcaatagagtttcccatagtaagacacaatcaatttcttatgaaaaatggaaaggaggAAAACTcgacttgaaatatttcaaagtgtaggggtatctagcaaaggttcaagttcctatgcctaaaaagataaagataggacctaagacggtggactgtgtattcataggatatgccaaaagtagtaaagcatgtcagtttttagttcataaatccaaacatccggatattaatgaaaatacggtaattgaatcagataatgctgaattctttgaaagtatttatctgtataaaactaGATATGAACAGTCTAGtagggggtctaaacgaccttgagatgaaccaagtgataATGTACATAATGAATAAAACCTAAGACGTAGtatacgtcaaagaacgtcaacttcgtttggtttgaattttgtaacatttctcttagaaatgagcctcaaacatttgaAGAAGCGATGTTgtcatcagactcatccttttggaaagaggcagtcaatagtatgattgattcaatcttaagcaaccatacatgggaattgattgatcttcctccagaaaataaacctttaggttctaaatagattttcaaaaggaaaatgaaagcagatggtactattgataaatacaaggcaagacttgtagtaaaaggcttcaaacaaaaagaaggtcttgattattttgatacatactcgtcgataacaaggataacgtcgattcaaatgttaattgccttggcggaggtatatggtcttgaaatccatcaaatggatgtgaaaaccttattcctaaatggagaattagagggagaaatttacatggaacagtctgagggttttgtggttcctggaaaagaaaataaggtgtgtaaacttgttaagtcactttatggactaaaacaagcacttaagcaatgacatgcaaagtttgaccaaaccatgttggcaaacggattcaagataaacaaatgtgataaatgtgtttatattaaagacactcaaaatcaccaagtcattgtgtgtttatatgtggatgatatgttgatcattagtagagacatttcaaacataaatacaatgaaatgaatgctcgagagaaatttcgatatgaaagaccttggagttgcggatgtgatc of the Capsicum annuum cultivar UCD-10X-F1 chromosome 11, UCD10Xv1.1, whole genome shotgun sequence genome contains:
- the LOC107856237 gene encoding ABC transporter G family member 12 isoform X3, coding for MEIEAASTDLEKGVALGTEGAALCGIQNSASYLTWEDVTVMLPKFGGGPTKRLLNGLSGYAEPGRIMAIIGPSGSGKSTLLDTLAGRLSANLVMTGSILLNGKKRRLDHGFGAYVTQEDVLMGTLTVRETIQYSAQLRLPSNMTRQEVKEIVDNVISEMGLEDCSETLIGNWHLRGISGGEKKRLSIALEIITQPQLLFLDEPTSGLDSASAYFVVQVLKNIACGGGGSGRTIICSIHQPSSEVFALFDDLLLLSSGETIYFGEAKLAVEFFGDSGFACPTRRNPADHFLRCINSDFDDVTATLIGSHRINETKESSGSLVYLPTAECRVRLIQNYKYSNHKLRTTARIRDLTNSKDIVFKESGGSQARWLKQLCTLIKRSLKNMNRDFGYYWLRIIVYIILSICVGTVFYDVGTGHNAVIARGACAGFISGFMTFMSIGGFPSFIEEMKGAYKNDLIGLEFDPVMPDDQMKKMKGEVLISSVLGFSVKHSKWWDLGVVIVILISYRLAFYIILKLKERALPVLYTLYTQTTLQHLSKRPSFRKTPSYPSKRHHHIHSLSSQEGLNSPLH
- the LOC107856237 gene encoding ABC transporter G family member 15 isoform X1 produces the protein MEIEAASTDLEKGVALGTEGAALCGIQNSASYLTWEDVTVMLPKFGGGPTKRLLNGLSGYAEPGRIMAIIGPSGSGKSTLLDTLAGRLSANLVMTGSILLNGKKRRLDHGFGAYVTQEDVLMGTLTVRETIQYSAQLRLPSNMTRQEVKEIVDNVISEMGLEDCSETLIGNWHLRGISGGEKKRLSIALEIITQPQLLFLDEPTSGLDSASAYFVVQVLKNIACGGGGSGRTIICSIHQPSSEVFALFDDLLLLSSGETIYFGEAKLAVEFFGDSGFACPTRRNPADHFLRCINSDFDDVTATLIGSHRINETKESSGSLVYLPTAECRVRLIQNYKYSNHKLRTTARIRDLTNSKDIVFKESGGSQARWLKQLCTLIKRSLKNMNRDFGYYWLRIIVYIILSICVGTVFYDVGTGHNAVIARGACAGFISGFMTFMSIGGFPSFIEEMKIFDKERKSGHYGVGVFILSNFISSFPFLVVMSLSSVAITYNLVKFHPGFFHFMYAAIILWSSIAVVESCMMLVASFVPNFTMGLVVGAGLLGIMMASAGFFRLMPDLPKVFWRYPISYVNYMAWGLQGAYKNDLIGLEFDPVMPDDQMKKMKGEVLISSVLGFSVKHSKWWDLGVVIVILISYRLAFYIILKLKERALPVLYTLYTQTTLQHLSKRPSFRKTPSYPSKRHHHIHSLSSQEGLNSPLH
- the LOC107856237 gene encoding ABC transporter G family member 12 isoform X2; the encoded protein is MEIEAASTDLEKGVALGTEGAALCGIQNSASYLTWEDVTVMLPKFGGGPTKRLLNGLSGYAEPGRIMAIIGPSGSGKSTLLDTLAGRLSANLVMTGSILLNGKKRRLDHGFGAYVTQEDVLMGTLTVRETIQYSAQLRLPSNMTRQEVKEIVDNVISEMGLEDCSETLIGNWHLRGISGGEKKRLSIALEIITQPQLLFLDEPTSGLDSASAYFVVQVLKNIACGGGGSGRTIICSIHQPSSEVFALFDDLLLLSSGETIYFGEAKLAVEFFGDSGFACPTRRNPADHFLRCINSDFDDVTATLIGSHRINETKESSGSLVYLPTAECRVRLIQNYKYSNHKLRTTARIRDLTNSKDIVFKESGGSQARWLKQLCTLIKRSLKNMNRDFGYYWLRIIVYIILSICVGTVFYDVGTGHNAVIARGACAGFISGFMTFMSIGGFPSFIEEMKGIMMASAGFFRLMPDLPKVFWRYPISYVNYMAWGLQGAYKNDLIGLEFDPVMPDDQMKKMKGEVLISSVLGFSVKHSKWWDLGVVIVILISYRLAFYIILKLKERALPVLYTLYTQTTLQHLSKRPSFRKTPSYPSKRHHHIHSLSSQEGLNSPLH